Proteins from a genomic interval of Candidatus Desulfofervidus auxilii:
- a CDS encoding KaiC domain-containing protein, with the protein MKEEREIIEEAVSPLKEAGAKAPELKGIPTGIKGLDELFFTTKMTKKGVKKVPLGGIPQYAVMNLTGISDTGKSLIVEQFAITQAKLDIPTAFITVETPAAFLAAALKNRAQAMNIDYNTIENNIIIIDAASYRSLREELPTLLDTLAYAIKQYHIKATVIDSVTGLFEAKEMMARSIVRSLFNFMKKWYQTALFVSQKRSGHEELTAEAAGGYAVSHIVDGAMVLSKKIINSSYDERLYKKPIGEIVRLFRIDGCRMCGHDTDTHIMEITETGLVKIGPSLKALRG; encoded by the coding sequence ATGAAAGAAGAAAGAGAAATTATAGAAGAGGCTGTTAGTCCTTTAAAAGAAGCTGGAGCAAAGGCTCCTGAATTAAAAGGTATACCTACAGGAATAAAAGGTTTAGATGAATTATTTTTTACTACTAAAATGACAAAAAAAGGGGTAAAGAAAGTTCCATTAGGAGGCATTCCTCAATATGCAGTTATGAACCTAACAGGTATCTCTGATACAGGCAAAAGTTTAATAGTAGAACAGTTTGCTATAACTCAAGCTAAATTGGATATACCTACAGCCTTTATTACTGTAGAGACACCAGCTGCCTTTTTAGCAGCAGCTTTAAAAAATAGAGCACAAGCAATGAACATTGATTATAATACTATAGAAAATAACATTATTATTATTGATGCTGCTTCCTATCGTAGCTTAAGAGAAGAATTGCCTACTCTTTTAGATACTTTAGCTTATGCCATTAAACAATATCATATAAAAGCTACAGTTATAGATTCAGTAACAGGATTATTTGAAGCAAAGGAAATGATGGCTAGGTCTATTGTAAGGAGTCTATTTAATTTTATGAAAAAGTGGTATCAGACTGCCCTTTTTGTTTCACAAAAACGTTCAGGACATGAAGAACTTACAGCAGAAGCAGCAGGAGGTTATGCTGTCTCTCATATTGTTGATGGCGCAATGGTGCTTTCTAAAAAGATAATTAATAGTAGTTATGATGAGAGGCTTTATAAAAAGCCTATTGGTGAAATTGTTCGACTTTTTAGAATAGATGGCTGTCGCATGTGTGGGCATGATACAGATACTCATATAATGGAAATAACAGAAACAGGTTTAGTAAAAATTGGTCCTAGTTTAAAAGCATTAAGGGGGTAA
- a CDS encoding AAA family ATPase translates to MIKILEIDNFKSIKHLKLECKKINIFIGKPNTGKSNILETLGILSFGQYVNYTELKDFVRFENMSNLFYDEDLERNIKIKPDNEILQINFVFDREIFYCKTPFSSLECDYEGKKINILHYTTNFKKLHFKFYRFAIKERFLRREFDFLLPPSGDNLLALLIARKELRKFVKDIFEEYGLRIVLKPQENKIEVQKEIEDIIISYPYSLVSDTLQRVVFHLLAIETNKNSIIVFEEPEAHAFPYYTKFLAERIALDKSNQYFISTHNPYLLLSILEKAPKDDVRIFITYFEDYQTKVKNLSEEDIKEIMDMEIDIFFNIGRFL, encoded by the coding sequence ATGATAAAAATTCTGGAGATTGATAATTTTAAATCAATAAAGCACTTAAAATTAGAATGTAAAAAGATAAATATCTTCATAGGGAAACCAAATACTGGAAAGTCTAATATTTTAGAAACATTAGGGATTTTATCCTTTGGACAGTATGTAAATTATACTGAACTTAAAGATTTTGTTAGATTTGAAAACATGAGCAATCTATTTTATGATGAAGACTTAGAGAGAAATATAAAAATAAAACCAGATAACGAAATTTTACAAATCAATTTTGTTTTTGATAGAGAAATATTTTACTGTAAGACTCCTTTTTCCTCTTTAGAATGTGATTACGAAGGTAAAAAAATAAACATTTTACATTATACTACTAATTTTAAAAAATTACATTTTAAATTTTATAGATTTGCTATAAAGGAAAGGTTCCTAAGAAGGGAATTTGATTTTCTACTTCCTCCATCTGGTGATAATCTTTTAGCTCTTCTTATAGCACGTAAAGAACTAAGAAAATTTGTAAAAGATATATTTGAAGAATATGGCTTGAGAATTGTACTTAAACCACAAGAAAATAAAATAGAAGTACAAAAAGAAATTGAAGATATAATAATATCTTACCCATATTCATTAGTTTCTGATACTTTACAAAGAGTTGTCTTTCATTTGCTTGCCATTGAAACAAATAAAAACTCAATAATTGTGTTTGAAGAACCAGAAGCTCATGCGTTTCCTTACTATACAAAATTTCTTGCTGAAAGAATCGCCTTAGATAAGAGCAATCAATATTTTATTTCAACCCATAATCCTTATCTATTACTTTCTATTTTAGAAAAGGCGCCAAAGGATGATGTAAGAATTTTCATCACCTATTTTGAAGATTATCAAACAAAGGTTAAAAATTTAAGTGAAGAGGATATAAAAGAAATTATGGATATGGAAATAGATATTTTCTTCAATATTGGAAGATTTCTGTAA
- the mnmE gene encoding tRNA uridine-5-carboxymethylaminomethyl(34) synthesis GTPase MnmE gives MFQNNKDTISAIATPPGIGGVGIVRVSGPLAETILKKLFRPKRPIKEFKSHHFYYGEIIHPETKQMVDEVLIVLMRAPHSYTGEDVLEIHAHGGPLILKKILELTLKAGARLAEPGEFTKRAFLNGRLDLTQAEAVLDIISARTEKELQIATRQLQGYLGEKIKKIRDCLKEFKAHLEVAIDFPEEDVEIVPSEVWLPRIENEVLKPIEHLLKCYSESRILREGAILAIVGKPNVGKSSLLNCLLKEERAIVTPIPGTTRDVIEEILNIKGIAVKIADTAGLRKTVDVVETIGVKRAKEKIIESDIVLWVIDRSCPLEEDDREIYEEIKGKKIILVLNKSDLPPKIDEEKIKKEFNLPVISISALYGKGIEKLEEAIYHQLIGDTAAVPEFVPTLRHKQALERALKAGKRVKDAIIKGLPPVFVSVDVQETLDALGEIIGETTPEDILDIIFSQFCIGK, from the coding sequence ATGTTTCAAAATAATAAAGATACAATCTCTGCTATTGCTACGCCTCCTGGAATAGGAGGAGTAGGTATAGTACGTGTTAGTGGCCCTTTAGCAGAAACAATTTTAAAAAAATTATTCCGCCCCAAAAGACCTATTAAGGAATTTAAATCACACCATTTTTATTATGGAGAAATCATCCATCCTGAAACAAAGCAAATGGTAGATGAAGTATTAATTGTATTAATGCGAGCCCCACATAGCTATACTGGAGAAGACGTACTTGAAATTCATGCACATGGTGGGCCTTTGATTTTAAAAAAAATACTTGAATTAACCTTAAAGGCAGGAGCTAGATTAGCAGAACCAGGTGAATTTACAAAAAGGGCATTTTTAAATGGACGTTTAGATTTAACTCAAGCAGAAGCAGTATTAGATATAATTTCTGCTCGTACAGAAAAGGAGTTACAAATAGCTACTCGCCAGCTTCAAGGTTATTTAGGGGAGAAAATTAAAAAAATAAGGGATTGTCTTAAAGAATTTAAAGCACATTTAGAGGTAGCTATTGATTTTCCAGAAGAGGATGTAGAGATTGTTCCATCTGAAGTTTGGTTACCTCGGATTGAAAATGAAGTTTTAAAACCTATTGAACATTTACTTAAATGTTATAGTGAAAGTCGAATATTAAGAGAAGGAGCAATACTTGCTATTGTTGGAAAACCAAATGTAGGGAAGTCTTCTCTTTTAAATTGTCTTTTAAAAGAAGAAAGAGCAATTGTTACACCTATTCCTGGTACTACTCGAGATGTAATTGAAGAAATTTTAAATATTAAAGGAATTGCTGTAAAGATTGCTGATACTGCCGGTCTAAGAAAAACAGTAGATGTTGTTGAAACTATTGGTGTGAAAAGGGCAAAGGAAAAGATTATTGAATCAGATATTGTCCTTTGGGTAATAGATAGAAGTTGCCCTTTAGAAGAAGATGATAGAGAAATTTATGAGGAAATTAAAGGAAAAAAAATAATTCTTGTCCTTAATAAGTCTGACCTTCCTCCAAAAATAGATGAAGAAAAAATTAAAAAAGAATTTAATCTCCCTGTTATTTCCATTTCTGCACTTTATGGAAAGGGAATAGAAAAGCTTGAAGAAGCTATTTATCATCAATTAATTGGAGATACAGCAGCCGTGCCAGAATTTGTTCCTACTTTAAGGCATAAGCAAGCTTTAGAGAGGGCTTTAAAAGCAGGAAAAAGGGTAAAAGATGCAATTATTAAGGGATTGCCACCTGTTTTTGTAAGTGTAGATGTGCAAGAAACATTAGATGCTTTAGGTGAAATCATTGGTGAAACAACACCTGAAGATATATTAGATATAATATTTAGTCAGTTTTGTATTGGGAAATGA
- a CDS encoding YkgJ family cysteine cluster protein, whose amino-acid sequence MKKAFSCQMCGECCKGRGGIWVTIDEIKAIADFLNMDEKTFIKNYCEMRYGHYYIKEKEENGEMVCIFLVDKSCAIHSCKPLPCRLWPYWRRILSSELDWRIVMEFCPGINREVSFADFVKEGEAYRKKILQGKEDERRHL is encoded by the coding sequence ATGAAAAAGGCGTTTTCATGTCAGATGTGTGGTGAGTGTTGTAAAGGTAGAGGTGGTATTTGGGTAACAATTGATGAAATTAAAGCTATAGCTGACTTTTTGAATATGGATGAAAAGACTTTTATTAAAAATTATTGTGAGATGAGATATGGACACTATTATATTAAAGAAAAAGAAGAAAATGGTGAAATGGTTTGTATTTTTTTAGTTGATAAAAGTTGTGCTATTCATTCTTGTAAACCTCTTCCTTGTCGTCTTTGGCCATATTGGCGAAGGATTTTAAGTAGTGAATTGGATTGGCGAATAGTAATGGAGTTTTGTCCAGGCATAAATAGGGAAGTAAGTTTTGCTGATTTTGTTAAAGAAGGAGAAGCCTATAGAAAGAAGATTTTACAAGGAAAAGAGGATGAAAGAAGGCATCTTTAA
- a CDS encoding BPL-N domain-containing protein — protein MIALFWDGSYFFGLFAFWQLKKLNIPFSLVTAKEVKTGELRKYRLLLVPGGWTGPKNEALGEEGREEIKRFVREGGNYIGICGGAGLGLSESDGLCLLPVKRKKFRELANFFGKIRLKQIPHPLWRGISAKACFNVWWPGLFEIIEKDNLKILAFYNDISSDFYVTDLNINDIKTYNNLGKWENYYQIKIDPKCLKGEPAILEGKYGEGNVILSYPHLDTPNNHWEALAFLNLYNLFFKKPFFVKCIPLPNYGQTPKYALKIIKKLKIAIKDLISFGQRQFLWYWVTPWMLRWRKGVRGFHYLTLYLLIKEIERLMKKLSCPIPSDEIIYSLEKTLKICIPFLEKAKYLLLKERYLLGKQPLNLISVDDEEIADLRKELFGHTPAYGGELKRILQLIDNILVPYLKAEIISQYKTD, from the coding sequence ATGATTGCCCTTTTTTGGGATGGAAGTTATTTTTTTGGACTTTTTGCTTTTTGGCAGTTAAAAAAACTTAATATTCCTTTTTCTTTAGTTACTGCTAAAGAGGTTAAAACTGGTGAATTAAGAAAATACAGACTTTTATTAGTACCTGGCGGTTGGACAGGTCCTAAAAATGAAGCCCTTGGAGAAGAAGGGCGAGAGGAAATAAAAAGATTTGTTAGAGAAGGAGGAAATTATATAGGTATTTGTGGAGGGGCAGGTTTAGGTTTAAGTGAGTCAGATGGTTTATGTTTATTACCTGTTAAAAGAAAAAAATTTAGAGAATTAGCCAATTTTTTTGGAAAAATTAGGCTTAAACAAATTCCTCATCCTTTATGGAGAGGTATTTCTGCTAAAGCATGTTTTAATGTTTGGTGGCCTGGTCTTTTTGAGATAATTGAAAAGGATAATTTAAAAATTTTAGCATTTTATAATGATATTTCTTCTGATTTTTATGTTACTGACTTAAATATCAATGATATCAAAACATATAACAATTTGGGGAAATGGGAAAATTATTATCAAATAAAGATAGATCCAAAATGTCTTAAAGGTGAGCCAGCTATTTTAGAAGGAAAATATGGTGAAGGAAATGTTATATTGAGTTATCCTCATTTAGATACTCCAAATAATCATTGGGAAGCTTTGGCTTTTTTAAACCTTTATAATTTATTTTTTAAAAAACCTTTTTTTGTTAAATGTATTCCATTGCCAAATTATGGTCAGACACCAAAATATGCTTTAAAAATTATTAAAAAATTAAAAATTGCTATTAAAGACTTAATTTCTTTTGGTCAAAGACAGTTTCTTTGGTATTGGGTTACTCCTTGGATGCTCAGATGGAGAAAAGGAGTAAGAGGATTTCATTATCTTACTCTTTATCTTCTTATAAAAGAAATAGAAAGATTGATGAAAAAATTATCTTGTCCAATTCCATCTGATGAGATTATTTATTCTTTAGAAAAAACTTTAAAAATTTGTATCCCATTTTTAGAAAAGGCAAAATATTTGCTTTTAAAAGAACGTTATTTACTTGGAAAACAACCTTTAAATCTTATCTCTGTTGATGATGAAGAAATAGCCGATTTGAGAAAAGAACTTTTTGGACATACCCCTGCCTATGGAGGAGAATTAAAAAGAATTTTGCAATTGATTGATAATATTCTTGTTCCTTATTTAAAAGCAGAAATCATTTCCCAATACAAAACTGACTAA
- a CDS encoding archaemetzincin family Zn-dependent metalloprotease yields the protein MPKKIVLIPFNSISLEILIFLKNNLEKIFNLPVEEKNPISIPKAYDSHRKQYLSSPFIQVLLKEKKDNEFILGIVEADLYAPGLNFIFGEAAILAGVAVIALARLHTSFYGLPEDKNIFKERVLKEAVHELGHLFGLPHCSNPYCVMHFSNSIIDTDKKSAYFCNSCYKKIKDETKKL from the coding sequence ATGCCTAAAAAAATTGTTCTTATTCCTTTTAATAGTATTTCTTTAGAAATTTTAATTTTTTTAAAAAATAATTTAGAAAAAATTTTTAATCTACCTGTAGAAGAAAAAAATCCTATTTCAATACCTAAAGCCTATGACTCTCATCGTAAACAATATCTTTCTTCACCTTTTATTCAGGTTTTATTAAAAGAAAAAAAGGATAATGAATTTATTTTGGGAATTGTAGAAGCAGATTTGTATGCTCCAGGTCTTAACTTTATCTTTGGTGAAGCAGCTATTTTAGCAGGAGTAGCAGTGATTGCTTTAGCAAGATTGCACACTTCTTTTTATGGTCTTCCAGAGGATAAAAATATTTTTAAAGAACGCGTATTAAAAGAAGCTGTCCATGAATTAGGACATCTTTTTGGTCTCCCTCATTGTTCAAATCCTTATTGTGTGATGCATTTCTCTAATAGTATAATTGATACTGATAAAAAATCTGCTTATTTTTGTAATTCTTGCTATAAAAAGATAAAAGATGAAACAAAAAAATTATGA
- a CDS encoding biopolymer transporter ExbD: MISFKRKTIKPSLNLTPLIDMVLLLLIFFLLTANFLRNEGIPINLPAAKSAVLQNEVSEITLVINANGKIFINQIPMDLASIYHFFCEKVKQEQKTTVVIKADKATPVEWVIKVMDRAKLAGIRKVFIATEKEIDE, encoded by the coding sequence ATGATTTCTTTTAAAAGAAAAACTATTAAACCAAGTCTTAATCTCACTCCCCTTATTGACATGGTTCTTCTTTTACTTATCTTCTTTCTCCTCACTGCTAATTTTTTACGTAATGAGGGTATACCTATTAATCTACCAGCAGCTAAAAGCGCTGTTTTGCAAAATGAAGTTAGTGAAATTACACTAGTTATTAATGCAAATGGAAAGATATTTATAAATCAGATTCCTATGGACTTGGCAAGTATTTATCATTTTTTTTGCGAAAAGGTTAAACAGGAACAAAAAACTACAGTTGTCATTAAGGCTGATAAAGCAACACCAGTAGAATGGGTAATCAAGGTTATGGATCGAGCAAAATTGGCAGGAATAAGAAAGGTCTTTATTGCTACAGAAAAGGAAATAGATGAATAG
- a CDS encoding nucleotidyltransferase family protein yields MKTLEEIKEILINLQDEIKERYKAEIIGIFGSYVRGEQKEKSDLDVFVKFYKGATLFEFVGLAIFLEEKLGIKRVDVVPYDTVRKEIKEQIFKETIYL; encoded by the coding sequence ATGAAAACACTTGAGGAAATAAAGGAAATTTTAATAAATCTTCAGGATGAAATAAAAGAAAGATACAAGGCAGAAATCATTGGAATTTTTGGTTCTTATGTAAGAGGCGAACAAAAGGAAAAAAGTGACCTTGATGTGTTTGTGAAATTTTATAAGGGTGCAACACTTTTTGAATTTGTAGGCCTTGCTATTTTCCTTGAAGAAAAACTTGGAATTAAAAGGGTTGATGTTGTTCCTTATGATACTGTAAGAAAAGAAATTAAAGAGCAGATTTTTAAAGAAACGATTTATCTATGA
- a CDS encoding energy transducer TonB: protein MNRLLGLCLIFSIALHLLLLKSIPFALPQYKLDIPIEVDLKFLPSSSQKKSQAEVRKVSKPKIKFKSKPKPESKPLKKIKLEMSPQKAKPQSLKTSKASSKTLVKNAKANTLEKKLLIAYLNSVYLKIEKHKEYPFWARRHGIEGKVIVVFSLKRDGQLKEINIEESSGYSLLDKAAIKTIKRAAPFPAFPPELNKKIITLRIPICFYLN from the coding sequence ATGAATAGACTATTAGGTTTATGTCTAATCTTTTCAATTGCTTTGCACTTATTGTTATTAAAAAGTATTCCCTTTGCTTTACCTCAGTATAAATTAGATATACCTATTGAAGTAGATTTAAAATTTTTACCATCATCTTCCCAAAAAAAATCTCAAGCTGAGGTAAGGAAGGTATCAAAACCTAAAATTAAATTTAAGTCAAAGCCTAAACCTGAATCTAAACCCTTGAAAAAGATAAAATTGGAAATGTCTCCTCAAAAGGCAAAACCTCAATCGCTCAAAACATCAAAAGCATCATCTAAAACTTTAGTTAAGAATGCCAAAGCAAACACTTTAGAAAAAAAACTTCTTATAGCCTATTTAAACAGTGTTTACCTGAAGATTGAAAAACACAAAGAATACCCTTTTTGGGCAAGACGGCATGGGATTGAAGGAAAGGTAATTGTAGTATTTTCTTTAAAAAGAGATGGTCAGCTTAAAGAGATCAATATAGAAGAATCATCAGGTTATTCTCTTTTAGACAAAGCAGCTATAAAAACAATCAAAAGAGCTGCTCCTTTTCCTGCATTTCCACCAGAATTAAATAAAAAAATTATTACTTTAAGAATACCTATTTGTTTTTATCTAAATTAA
- a CDS encoding class I SAM-dependent methyltransferase, protein MRKYRRKYYDIFSHFYDFVIRLHSQDKSLMLRHYFAKRIKPKPANKVLDLCTGTGALAIVLSEYVSDGMVVGLDFSFGMLKKAKEKIEKLKKKNIYLVVADAGALPFKSDIFDIITCSHAMYELTGSTRRSALQEIKRCLKQGGRFGMMEHEEPKNPFIKFLYHLRLLSMGKEGREIVRKELDELRGIFVNVIKEVTPTGRTKFICGEK, encoded by the coding sequence ATGCGTAAATATCGGCGTAAATATTATGATATTTTTTCTCATTTTTATGACTTTGTCATTCGACTTCATTCTCAAGATAAAAGTTTAATGTTACGCCATTATTTTGCTAAAAGGATCAAGCCAAAGCCAGCAAATAAAGTACTTGATCTCTGTACTGGTACAGGTGCTTTAGCAATTGTTTTATCAGAATATGTTTCAGATGGTATGGTGGTAGGTTTGGATTTTTCTTTTGGTATGCTTAAGAAGGCAAAAGAAAAAATAGAAAAATTAAAAAAGAAAAATATCTATCTTGTAGTAGCAGATGCTGGAGCGCTTCCTTTCAAATCAGATATATTTGATATAATTACTTGTTCTCATGCTATGTATGAGCTTACTGGTAGCACTAGACGTTCAGCTCTTCAGGAAATAAAAAGATGTTTAAAACAAGGTGGTCGTTTTGGCATGATGGAACATGAAGAGCCTAAAAATCCATTTATTAAATTTCTTTATCATCTGCGTTTGCTTTCTATGGGTAAAGAAGGAAGGGAGATAGTTCGTAAGGAGTTAGATGAGTTAAGAGGTATTTTTGTGAATGTAATAAAAGAAGTTACTCCCACGGGTAGGACAAAGTTTATTTGTGGTGAAAAATAA
- a CDS encoding MotA/TolQ/ExbB proton channel family protein yields the protein MFTLFVKGGLLMYPILLCSIVALAIIMERAFYLFYLKKHGPIEKLISIKTLIAQQKLEAAQKEASLASHPLIKELGNSLANNPRRNVIEKVLAHLGQKEVRKAEARLSILATIANISPLLGLLGTVIGMIKAFMVVQSMGNKVSAAMLAGGIWEAMLTTAFGLSVAIPTLICYDYFISQANDYASQLEDCLNEILNLLEKHGFLK from the coding sequence ATGTTTACGCTTTTTGTTAAAGGTGGTCTTTTAATGTATCCCATTCTTTTATGTTCTATTGTAGCTCTAGCGATAATTATGGAAAGGGCTTTTTACCTTTTTTATTTAAAAAAACATGGGCCAATTGAAAAACTGATTTCTATAAAAACATTAATTGCCCAACAGAAATTAGAAGCAGCTCAAAAAGAAGCCTCTTTAGCATCACATCCTCTAATAAAAGAATTAGGCAATTCTTTAGCTAATAATCCTCGCCGCAATGTGATAGAAAAGGTATTAGCCCATCTTGGTCAAAAGGAAGTTAGAAAAGCAGAAGCAAGACTTTCAATACTGGCAACCATTGCCAATATTTCTCCTCTTTTAGGTCTATTAGGCACGGTTATTGGCATGATTAAGGCTTTTATGGTTGTACAGTCTATGGGTAATAAAGTAAGTGCAGCTATGTTGGCTGGAGGTATTTGGGAAGCTATGCTTACCACAGCCTTTGGCTTAAGCGTCGCTATTCCTACTCTTATATGTTATGATTATTTTATAAGTCAGGCAAATGATTATGCCTCTCAACTTGAAGATTGTTTGAATGAAATTTTAAATTTACTTGAAAAACATGGATTTTTAAAATGA
- a CDS encoding bacterio-opsin activator — MPVITPQEIKTQDIDALAVRVFLKSLEMIGGPRKLILYRNLTWIPSLLEAAYSVVLSNEYLKTESEIAEFLGLTRQTVRNILRADPELVMKKLEGELKEKDLKAHTAGGLAKLAYQEIKEGRDHLTIFADLVIQSSEALGITWPIEVLRRLKGIDFPVTKDVLLKKLEGIKIQDKSMEELLEKLNYPIKSPAHLLKEIRINLENA, encoded by the coding sequence ATGCCTGTCATTACTCCACAAGAAATTAAGACTCAGGATATAGATGCTTTAGCAGTAAGAGTATTTTTAAAATCTTTAGAGATGATTGGTGGCCCACGCAAACTTATACTTTATCGAAACCTTACTTGGATTCCAAGCCTTTTAGAGGCAGCTTATAGTGTTGTTTTATCCAATGAATATTTGAAAACAGAGAGTGAGATTGCTGAATTTTTAGGTTTAACTCGCCAGACTGTAAGAAATATTTTGAGGGCAGATCCAGAATTGGTTATGAAAAAACTTGAAGGAGAATTAAAAGAAAAGGATCTTAAGGCACATACTGCTGGAGGATTGGCAAAGTTAGCTTATCAAGAGATTAAGGAAGGTAGAGATCATTTAACTATTTTTGCTGATTTAGTAATCCAAAGCTCAGAGGCATTAGGTATTACTTGGCCTATAGAGGTATTGAGACGTCTTAAAGGGATTGACTTTCCTGTAACAAAGGATGTACTTTTGAAAAAACTTGAAGGAATAAAAATTCAAGACAAATCAATGGAAGAACTTCTTGAAAAATTAAATTATCCTATAAAAAGCCCAGCTCATTTACTTAAAGAAATAAGAATAAATTTAGAAAATGCCTAA
- a CDS encoding RNA 2'-phosphotransferase: protein MKQKNYERTLERIAKLMKYILAHRPDEFGLILDEQGFVFLKDLIQAINEEKDWSFVRISHIMDIVNFFERKEFEIKDNKIRAINPQYALFPENNPPKILYAAIRRKTYPHILEHGFIPTKYPFFPLSVNKELAMRVGKRRDQKPVLVEVRANKAAKEGIIFYCLNEFLYLVKELPSKYIIGPPLEKVSIKAKKTMPSIPISTQPLILTPEMFQLEKIKRAKQYARKKARRKK from the coding sequence ATGAAACAAAAAAATTATGAACGTACCCTGGAAAGAATTGCTAAATTAATGAAATATATTCTTGCCCATCGGCCAGATGAATTTGGTTTAATATTAGATGAACAAGGTTTTGTTTTTTTAAAAGATTTAATTCAGGCTATAAATGAAGAAAAAGATTGGTCATTTGTTCGTATCTCTCATATTATGGATATTGTTAATTTCTTTGAAAGGAAAGAATTTGAGATAAAAGATAATAAAATTAGAGCCATTAATCCACAATATGCACTTTTCCCTGAAAATAATCCACCAAAAATTCTTTATGCAGCAATACGTCGTAAGACATATCCACATATTTTAGAACATGGTTTTATTCCAACAAAATATCCTTTTTTTCCTCTTTCTGTAAATAAAGAGCTTGCTATGCGTGTTGGAAAACGTAGAGATCAAAAGCCTGTTCTTGTTGAAGTTCGAGCAAATAAAGCAGCAAAAGAAGGTATAATATTTTATTGCCTTAATGAGTTCCTTTATTTAGTTAAGGAATTGCCATCAAAATATATTATTGGGCCACCTCTTGAAAAGGTTTCAATAAAAGCTAAAAAAACAATGCCTTCAATACCTATATCTACTCAACCTTTAATTCTTACACCCGAAATGTTTCAATTAGAAAAAATTAAGCGGGCTAAACAATATGCTAGAAAAAAAGCAAGAAGAAAAAAATGA
- a CDS encoding 3'-5' exoribonuclease, which yields MASLAQIPFVIFDTETTGLSLTARIIEIGAVKVYRGKIIKEFCSLANPGCPIPPRATEIHGITDEMVADAPSIPFVLKNFSNFVEESILVAHNAVFDLRMLAIHLEREKLPLLPNPTIDTHQLLRKYFPNLGKYNLPYLINYWQSPYQGYHRALPDARHTAFIFFRMLEKQGLTLRNSLEEFWHWAGEPLYVKKFLPSFDKCDLTDPRIRLIFDAISKEKDLEIIYTNGRLAFKSRLVRPILCFRSGKHHYMEAFCYNDLVIKTFRVDRILKIWISR from the coding sequence ATGGCTTCTTTAGCGCAAATTCCTTTTGTAATATTTGATACAGAAACAACAGGGCTTTCTCTTACTGCGCGCATTATTGAAATTGGGGCGGTTAAAGTTTATCGGGGTAAAATAATAAAAGAATTTTGCTCTCTAGCCAATCCTGGATGTCCTATTCCACCAAGAGCTACAGAAATACATGGTATTACTGATGAGATGGTTGCTGATGCCCCTTCTATTCCTTTTGTCTTAAAAAATTTTTCAAATTTTGTAGAAGAATCTATTCTTGTTGCTCACAATGCAGTATTTGACTTACGTATGTTAGCTATTCATTTGGAAAGAGAGAAACTTCCTTTATTACCTAATCCTACTATTGATACCCATCAACTTCTGCGTAAATATTTTCCCAATTTAGGAAAATATAATTTACCCTATCTTATCAATTATTGGCAAAGTCCTTATCAAGGCTATCATCGTGCTTTGCCTGATGCTCGACATACAGCCTTTATTTTCTTTAGGATGTTAGAAAAACAAGGATTAACTCTTCGAAATTCTTTAGAAGAATTTTGGCATTGGGCTGGAGAACCTCTTTATGTAAAAAAATTTCTTCCTTCTTTTGACAAATGCGATTTAACAGATCCCAGAATAAGATTAATTTTTGATGCTATTAGCAAAGAAAAAGATTTAGAAATTATTTATACTAATGGTCGTCTTGCCTTTAAGTCACGGTTAGTTCGTCCTATTTTATGTTTTCGTTCAGGAAAACACCATTATATGGAAGCATTTTGCTATAATGACTTAGTGATAAAAACTTTCCGCGTAGATAGGATTTTAAAAATTTGGATTTCTAGATGA